The Bos indicus x Bos taurus breed Angus x Brahman F1 hybrid chromosome 3, Bos_hybrid_MaternalHap_v2.0, whole genome shotgun sequence genome includes a window with the following:
- the LOC113882776 gene encoding LOW QUALITY PROTEIN: olfactory receptor 10R2-like (The sequence of the model RefSeq protein was modified relative to this genomic sequence to represent the inferred CDS: inserted 2 bases in 1 codon) — protein MVTEFLLLGFSSLGDIQLVLFVVFLFLYLAILSGNVIIVTVIRLDKSLHTPMYFFLSILSTSETCYTFVILPKMLINLFSVARTISFHCCAIQMFFFLGFAMTNXVLGVMGYDRYAAICHPLHYPILMSWQMCGKLGALCGIGGFLASLTVVYLVFSLPFCSANKVNHYFCDISPVIRLACTNTDAHEFVIFICGVLVLVVPFLFICVSYICILRTILKIPSAEGRRKAFSTCASHLTVVIIHYGCASYIYLRPTANYVSNKDRLVTVTYTIVTPLLNPMVYSLRNKDVQVAIRKVLGKKGSLKLYD, from the exons ATGGTCACCGAGTTTCTTTTACTGGGTTTTTCAAGTCTTGGTGACATTCAGCTTGTTCTCTTTGTGGTATTCCTTTTTCTGTACTTAGCCATTCTCAGTGGCAATGTTATTATTGTTACTGTCATCCGCCTGGACAAAAGCCTCCACACAccaatgtacttcttcctcagcaTTCTCTCAACATCAGAGACCTGCTATACCTTCGTCATCCTACCCAAGATGCTCATCAATCTCTTTTCTGTGGCCAGGACAATCTCCTTCCACTGTTGTGCCATCCAAATGTTCTTCTTCCTTGGTTTTGCTATGACCAA TGTATTGGGAGTTATGGGCTATGATCGTTACGCTGCCATCTGTCACCCTCTACATTACCCTATCCTTATGAGTTGGCAGATGTGTGGAAAATTGGGAGCCCTCTGTGGGATTGGTGGGTTCTTGGCCTCACTAACAGTAGTATATTTAGTTTTCAGCCTCCCTTTCTGTAGTGCCAACAAAGTCAACCATTACTTCTGTGACATCTCACCAGTTATTCGTCTGGCTTGCACAAATACAGATGCTCATGAATTTGTCATATTCATCTGTGGTGTTCTTGTACTCGTGGtcccatttttattcatttgtgtttCTTATATCTGCATTCTGAGGACTATCCTGAAGATTCCCTCTGCTGAAGGCAGACGGAAGGCCTTTTCCACCTGTGCGTCTCATCTCACTGTTGTCATTATTCACTATGGTTGTGCTTCCTATATCTACTTGAGACCAACAGCAAACTATGTGTCTAACAAGGACAGATTAGTAACAGTGACATACACTATTGTCACTCCATTATTAAACCCCATGGTATACAGTCTAAGAAACAAGGATGTTCAAGTTGCTATTAGAAAAGTGTTGGGGAAGAAAGGATCCCTAAAATTATATGATTGA